One Alligator mississippiensis isolate rAllMis1 chromosome 12, rAllMis1, whole genome shotgun sequence DNA window includes the following coding sequences:
- the LOC102560675 gene encoding sodium- and chloride-dependent creatine transporter 1 produces MAPAPAPAPAGTGPEGSRCSEAAEVEGAEPAGPGEPGPEERAVTAPLVVPAAPVKIPVPERETWTRQMDFIMSCVGFAVGLGNVWRFPYLCYKNGGGVFLIPYLLIVFVGGIPVFFLEVALGQFMKQGGIAAWNIAPLFKGLGLASMVIVFFCNSYYIMILVWGLFYLAHSLTDTLPWATCGHAWNTERCTELFALGLCPNGTNSSAGPGNFSCAELAGKRSPVIEFWENKVLRLSGGLGEPGELHWQMVLCLLATWLIVYFCIWKGVKSTGKVVYFTALFPYVVLILLLVHGVTLPGALGGIVYYLKPDWSKLAEAQVWIDAGTQIFFSYAIGLGALTALGSYNRFHNNCYRDAYVLAVINSSTSFFAGFVVFSVLGFMASEQGVDISKVAESGPGLAFIAYPKAVTLMPLSPLWATLFFFMLLVLGLDSQFVGVEGFITGILDLFPQPGAGSLRREFTAALCCLLCCLIDLSMVTEGGMYVFQLFDYYSASGITLLWQAFWECVVIAWVYGADRFMDDVARMIGYRPLPFMKWCWAVITPLVCVGIFLFHVVNYQQLTYNQTYVYPWWGDAIGWAMALSSMLCIPCTVLYKLLRCKGSLRERWQLLTTPIWGHHHLEYLTPEAEAKLLAPEAPKEKATLFETVI; encoded by the exons AGGGCAGCAGGTGCTCGGAGGCAGCCGAGGTGGAGGGCGCGGAGCCGGCGGGGCCGGGCGAGCCGGGCCCCGAGGAGCGGGCCGTCACCGCGCCGCTGGTGGTGCCCGCAGCGCCCGTGAAGATCCCCGTGCCTGAGCGCGAGACCTGGACGCGGCAGATGGACTTCATCATGTCGTGCGTGGGCTTCGCCGTGGGGCTGGGCAACGTCTGGCGCTTCCCCTACCTCTGCTACAAGAACGGCGGAG GCGTCTTTCTGATCCCCTACCTCCTGATCGTCTTTGTGGGGGGCATCCCCGTCTTCTTCCTGGAGGTGGCGCTGGGCCAGTTCATGAAGCAGGGCGGGATCGCCGCCTGGAACATCGCCCCCCTCTTCAAAG GTCTGGGCCTGGCCTCCATGGTCATCGTGTTCTTCTGCAACTCCTACTACATCATGATCCTGGTCTGGGGGCTCTTCTACCTGGCCCACTCGCTCACGGACACGCTGCCCTGGGCCACCTGCGGCCACGCCTGGAACACGGAGCGCTGCACTGAGCTCTTCGCCCTGGGCCTGTGCCCCAACGGCACCAACAGCAGTGCCGGCCCTGGCAACTTCAGCTGCGCCGAGCTGGCCGGCAAGCGCTCGCCCGTCATCGAGTTCTGGGA GAACAAGGTGCTGCGGCTCTCAGGGGGCCTGGGcgagccaggggagctgcactGGCAGATGGTGCTGTGCCTGCTGGCCACGTGGCTCATCGTCTACTTCTGCATCTGGAAGGGCGTCAAGTCCACCGGGAAG GTCGTGTACTTCACAGCACTGTTCCCCTACGTGGTcctgattctgctgctggtgcacGGTGTCACACTGCCTGGGGCGCTGGGGGGCATCGTCTACTACCTGAAGCCCGACTGGTCCAAGCTGGCTGAAGCCCAG GTGTGGATCGACGCGGGCACGCAGATCTTCTTCTCCTATGCCATCGGGCTGGGTGCCCTGACCGCACTGGGCAGCTACAACCGGTTCCACAACAACTGCTACCG ggacGCCTACGTCCTGGCCGTGATCAACAGCTCCACCAGCTTCTTTGCCGGCTTCGTGGTCTTCTCAGTGCTGGGCTTCATGGCGTCCGAGCAGGGCGTCGACATCTCCAAAGTGGCCGAGTCAG GCCCCGGACTGGCCTTCATTGCCTACCCCAAGGCTGTGACCCTGATGCCCCTGTCACCGCTCTGGGCCACCCTCTTCTTCTTCATGCTGCTTGTGCTGGGACTCGACAGCCAG TTCGTGGGCGTCGAGGGCTTCATCACGGGCATCCTGGACCTGTTCCCGCAGCCGGGCGCTGGCTCGCTGCGCCGGGAGTTCACAGCCgcgctgtgctgcctgctctgctgcctcatCGACCTCTCCATGGTGACCGAG ggcgGCATGTACGTCTTTCAGCTCTTCGACTACTACTCGGCCAGCGGCATCACGCTGCTGTGGCAGGCCTTCTGGGAGTGTGTCGTCATCGCCTGGGTCTATG GAGCCGACCGCTTCATGGATGACGTGGCCCGCATGATCGGCTACCGGCCCCTGCCCTTCATGAAGTGGTGCTGGGCCGTCATCACTCCCCTGGTCTGCGTG GGCATCTTCCTCTTCCATGTGGTGAACTACCAGCAGCTGACGTACAACCAGACCTACGTGTACCCCTGGTGGGGTGACGCCATCGGCTGGGCCATGGCCCTCTCTTCCATGCTCTGCATCCCATGCACCGTTCTCTACAAACTGCTGCGCTGCAAGGGCTCCCTGCGAGAG CGCTGGCAGCTCCTGACAACGCCGATCTGGGGGCACCACCACCTCGAGTACTTGACGCCTGAGGCCGAGGCCAAGCTGCTGGCACCTGAAGCCCCCAAGGAGAAGGCAACGCTCTTTGAGACTGTGATCTGA